The following proteins are encoded in a genomic region of Dyadobacter sp. UC 10:
- a CDS encoding circadian clock KaiB family protein, giving the protein MSESSQQFLEAESEAANHYRLRLFITGASANSVRAVINLKEICERYIRDQYTLEIVDVHQQRSIAEKEQLIALPLLVKISPLPERRLIGDMSDTAKVLKGLGIPQ; this is encoded by the coding sequence ATGAGCGAGTCGTCACAACAGTTTCTCGAAGCGGAAAGCGAAGCGGCCAACCATTACAGGCTCCGGTTGTTCATTACCGGTGCGTCAGCCAATTCGGTCCGCGCGGTTATTAATTTGAAAGAAATTTGTGAACGATACATCAGGGATCAATATACACTGGAAATCGTAGATGTACATCAGCAAAGATCAATTGCTGAAAAAGAACAGCTTATCGCGCTACCGTTACTGGTGAAGATAAGTCCGCTTCCAGAAAGAAGGCTCATAGGAGATATGTCGGACACGGCGAAAGTTTTGAAAGGGC